A window from Cinclus cinclus chromosome 4, bCinCin1.1, whole genome shotgun sequence encodes these proteins:
- the KDELR3 gene encoding ER lumen protein-retaining receptor 3, producing the protein MNIFRILGDVSHLLAIIILLLKIVKSKSCAGISGKSQVLFALVFTTRYLDLFTNFISVYNTVMKVIFLICAYVTVYMIYVKFQKTFDSENDSFRLEFLLVPVTGLSFLENHSFTPLEILWTFSIYLESVAILPQLFMISKTGEAETITTHYLFFLGLYRALYIANWVWRYHTENFYDQIAVVSGVVQTIFYCDFFYLYVTKVLKGKKLSLPMPV; encoded by the exons ATGAACATCTTCCGCATCCTGGGGGATGTCTCCCACTTGCTGGCCATCATTATTCTCCTGCTGAAGATAGTGAAGTCCAAGTCCTGTGCTG GAATCTCTGGGAAGAGTCAGGTACTTTTTGCCCTCGTCTTCACAACCCGCTACCTGGACCTGTTCACGAATTTCATCTCTGTCTATAACACTGTGATGAAG GTCATTTTTTTGATTTGTGCCTATGTCACCGTGTATATGATCTATGTGAAATTCCAGAAAACATTTGACAGCGAGAACGACTCCTTTCGCCTCGAGTTCCTGCTGGTCCCTGTCACAGGCCTGTCATTTCTGGAGAACCACAGCTTCACCCCCTTGGAG ATCCTCTGGACCTTCTCCATCTACCTGGAGTCCGTGGCTATCCTTCCTCAGCTCTTCATGATCAGCAAGACAGGGGAAGCAGAGACCATCACGACACATTACCTTTTCTTCCTGGGTCTCTACCGTGCTCTCTACATTGCCAACTGGGTCTGGCGTTACCACACAGAGAATTTCTACGACCAGATCGCTGTGGTTTCTGGGGTGGTACAAACCATCTTCTACTGTGACTTCTTCTATCTCTACGTCACCAAAG TCCTAAAAGGAAAGAAGCTAAGTCTTCCCATGCCAGTTTGA
- the DDX17 gene encoding probable ATP-dependent RNA helicase DDX17 isoform X3: MRGFGDRGRDRDRGGFGASRGGPLPPKKFGNPGERLRKKKWDLNELPKFEKNFYVEHPEVARLTPYEVEELRRKKEITIRGMEGCPKPVFAFHQCSFPQYVMDALMDQNFTEPTPIQCQGFPLALSGRDMVGIAQTGSGKTLAYLLPAIVHINHQPYLERGDGPICLVLAPTRELAQQVQQVADDYGKCSRLKSTCIYGGAPKGPQIRDLERGVEICIATPGRLIDFLEAGKTNLRRCTYLVLDEADRMLDMGFEPQIRKIVDQIRPDRQTLMWSATWPKEVRQLAEDFLQDYVQINVGNLELSANHNILQIVDVCMESEKDHKLIQLMEEIMAEKENKTIIFVETKRRCDDLTRRMRRDGWPAMCIHGDKSQPERDWVLNEFRSGKAPILIATDVASRGLDVEDVKFVINYDYPNSSEDYVHRIGRTARSTNKGTAYTFFTPGNLKQARELIKVLEEANQAINPKLMQLVDHRGGGGGGGGRSRYRTSSSVNNPNLMYQEECDRRLRGVKEGRRDSGGFRDRERGESYANGANKTYGSAYGSPNSAFGAAQSQYGYTQGSYGAAAYGTSGYGTAEYSASGYGASTTAATAGRTSQSTTQQQYAGMVGRSGQQPQPLMSQQFPQPPATNVMGYMGQTATYQYPPPPPPPPPSRK; this comes from the exons ATGAGAGGCTTCGGGGACCGGGGCCGCGACCGAGACCGCGGCGG GTTTGGAGCAAGTCGTGGAGGTCCTCTTCCTCCAAAGAAATTTGGTAATCCAGGGGAACGTTTACGTAAGAAAAAGTGGGATTTAAATGAACTGCCCAAGTTTGAGAAGAATTTTTACGTGGAACATCCAGAAGTGGCCAGGCTTACTCCA TATGAAGTCGAAGAACTGCGAAGGAAGAAGGAGATAACAATTCGGGGAATGGAGGGCTGCCCCAAGCCAGTGTTTGCCTTCCACCAGTGTAGCTTTCCAC AGTATGTGATGGATGCCTTGATGGACCAGAACTTCACAGAACCCACTCCGATTCAGTGCCAAGGCTTTCCACTAGCCCTCAGTGGTCGTGACATGGTGGGCATTGCACAGACTGGCTCTGGGAAGACACTAGCA tACTTGCTGCCTGCGATTGTTCACATCAACCACCAGCCATATTTGGAGAGAGGGGATGGGCCAATT TGTCTGGTTCTGGCACCTACTAGAGAGTTGGCCCAGCAAGTGCAGCAGGTGGCTGATGATTATGGCAAATGTTCAAGACTGAAGAGTACCTGTATATATGGAGGAGCACCCAAAGGTCCCCAGATCAGAGATCTAGAAAgag GTGTGGAGATCTGCATTGCTACACCAGGTCGCTTGATTGACTTCCTCGAGGCTGGAAAGACCAACCTTCGTCGGTGTACATACCTGGTGCTGGATGAGGCTGACAGAATGTTGGACATGGGATTTGAACCACAAATTCGTAAAATTGTTGACCAGATCAGG CCTGACCGCCAGACTCTGATGTGGAGTGCCACCTGGCCAAAAGAAGTGCGCCAGCTTGCTGAGGACTTCCTGCAGGACTATGTTCAGATCAATGTGGGAAACTTGGAGCTAAGTGCCAACCACAATATCCTGCAGATAGTGGATGTATGCATGGAAAGCGAGAAAGACCATAA ACTGATACAACTGATGGAAGAAATCatggcagagaaggaaaacaagactATCATCTTTGTGGAGACAAAGAGGCGATGTGATGATCTCACTCGAAGGATGCGCAGAGATGG GTGGCCAGCCATGTGTATCCATGGAGACAAGAGTCAGCCAGAAAGAGATTGGGTGCTCAATG AGTTTCGTTCTGGAAAGGCTCCTATCCTCATTGCTACCGACGTTGCATCTCGTGGGCTAG ACGTGGAAGATGTTAAATTTGTGATAAACTACGACTATCCGAACAGCTCCGAAGATTACGTGCACCGTATTGGCCGTACCGCGCGTAGTACCAACAAAGGTACTGCCTACACCTTCTTCACACCAGGAAATCTGAAACAAGCCAGGGAGCTTATCAAAGTCTTGGAAGAAGCCAATCAAGCCATCAATCCAAAGCTGATGCAGCTTGTGGaccacagaggaggaggaggtggcgGTGGAG GTCGTTCTCGTTACCGAACGAGCAGTTCAGTAAACAACCCTAACCTGATGTACCAGGAAGAGTGTGACAGGAGGCTCCGGGGAGTGAAAGAGGGCCGGAGAGACTCAGGTGGCTTCAGAGACCGTGAGCGTGGTGAAAGTTATGCCAACGGAGCCAACAAGACCTATGGCAGTGCCTACGGGAgcccaaattctgcttttggggcagcacagagccagtATGGTTACACTCAAGGGAGCTATGGAGCAGCTGCCTATGGCACGAGTGGCTATGGCACTGCAGAGTACAGTGCTAGTGGCTATGGTGCCAGCACCACAGCTGCCACGGCTGGGAGAACCTCACAGAGCACTACCCAACAGCAGTATGCAGGGATGGTGGGGCGCTCgggccagcagccacagccGCTCATGTCACAACAGTTTCCACAGCCCCCTGCCACTAACGTGATGGGCTATATGGGACAGACTGCCACCTACCAGTAcccaccccctcccccacccccgccCCCCTCCCGCAAATGA
- the DDX17 gene encoding probable ATP-dependent RNA helicase DDX17 isoform X1: MRGFGDRGRDRDRGGFGASRGGPLPPKKFGNPGERLRKKKWDLNELPKFEKNFYVEHPEVARLTPYEVEELRRKKEITIRGMEGCPKPVFAFHQCSFPQYVMDALMDQNFTEPTPIQCQGFPLALSGRDMVGIAQTGSGKTLAYLLPAIVHINHQPYLERGDGPICLVLAPTRELAQQVQQVADDYGKCSRLKSTCIYGGAPKGPQIRDLERGVEICIATPGRLIDFLEAGKTNLRRCTYLVLDEADRMLDMGFEPQIRKIVDQIRPDRQTLMWSATWPKEVRQLAEDFLQDYVQINVGNLELSANHNILQIVDVCMESEKDHKLIQLMEEIMAEKENKTIIFVETKRRCDDLTRRMRRDGWPAMCIHGDKSQPERDWVLNEFRSGKAPILIATDVASRGLDVEDVKFVINYDYPNSSEDYVHRIGRTARSTNKGTAYTFFTPGNLKQARELIKVLEEANQAINPKLMQLVDHRGGGGGGGGGRSRYRTSSSVNNPNLMYQEECDRRLRGVKEGRRDSGGFRDRERGESYANGANKTYGSAYGSPNSAFGAAQSQYGYTQGSYGAAAYGTSGYGTAEYSASGYGASTTAATAGRTSQSTTQQQYAGMVGRSGQQPQPLMSQQFPQPPATNVMGYMGQTATYQYPPPPPPPPPSRK, translated from the exons ATGAGAGGCTTCGGGGACCGGGGCCGCGACCGAGACCGCGGCGG GTTTGGAGCAAGTCGTGGAGGTCCTCTTCCTCCAAAGAAATTTGGTAATCCAGGGGAACGTTTACGTAAGAAAAAGTGGGATTTAAATGAACTGCCCAAGTTTGAGAAGAATTTTTACGTGGAACATCCAGAAGTGGCCAGGCTTACTCCA TATGAAGTCGAAGAACTGCGAAGGAAGAAGGAGATAACAATTCGGGGAATGGAGGGCTGCCCCAAGCCAGTGTTTGCCTTCCACCAGTGTAGCTTTCCAC AGTATGTGATGGATGCCTTGATGGACCAGAACTTCACAGAACCCACTCCGATTCAGTGCCAAGGCTTTCCACTAGCCCTCAGTGGTCGTGACATGGTGGGCATTGCACAGACTGGCTCTGGGAAGACACTAGCA tACTTGCTGCCTGCGATTGTTCACATCAACCACCAGCCATATTTGGAGAGAGGGGATGGGCCAATT TGTCTGGTTCTGGCACCTACTAGAGAGTTGGCCCAGCAAGTGCAGCAGGTGGCTGATGATTATGGCAAATGTTCAAGACTGAAGAGTACCTGTATATATGGAGGAGCACCCAAAGGTCCCCAGATCAGAGATCTAGAAAgag GTGTGGAGATCTGCATTGCTACACCAGGTCGCTTGATTGACTTCCTCGAGGCTGGAAAGACCAACCTTCGTCGGTGTACATACCTGGTGCTGGATGAGGCTGACAGAATGTTGGACATGGGATTTGAACCACAAATTCGTAAAATTGTTGACCAGATCAGG CCTGACCGCCAGACTCTGATGTGGAGTGCCACCTGGCCAAAAGAAGTGCGCCAGCTTGCTGAGGACTTCCTGCAGGACTATGTTCAGATCAATGTGGGAAACTTGGAGCTAAGTGCCAACCACAATATCCTGCAGATAGTGGATGTATGCATGGAAAGCGAGAAAGACCATAA ACTGATACAACTGATGGAAGAAATCatggcagagaaggaaaacaagactATCATCTTTGTGGAGACAAAGAGGCGATGTGATGATCTCACTCGAAGGATGCGCAGAGATGG GTGGCCAGCCATGTGTATCCATGGAGACAAGAGTCAGCCAGAAAGAGATTGGGTGCTCAATG AGTTTCGTTCTGGAAAGGCTCCTATCCTCATTGCTACCGACGTTGCATCTCGTGGGCTAG ACGTGGAAGATGTTAAATTTGTGATAAACTACGACTATCCGAACAGCTCCGAAGATTACGTGCACCGTATTGGCCGTACCGCGCGTAGTACCAACAAAGGTACTGCCTACACCTTCTTCACACCAGGAAATCTGAAACAAGCCAGGGAGCTTATCAAAGTCTTGGAAGAAGCCAATCAAGCCATCAATCCAAAGCTGATGCAGCTTGTGGaccacagaggaggaggaggtggcgGTGGAG GAGGTCGTTCTCGTTACCGAACGAGCAGTTCAGTAAACAACCCTAACCTGATGTACCAGGAAGAGTGTGACAGGAGGCTCCGGGGAGTGAAAGAGGGCCGGAGAGACTCAGGTGGCTTCAGAGACCGTGAGCGTGGTGAAAGTTATGCCAACGGAGCCAACAAGACCTATGGCAGTGCCTACGGGAgcccaaattctgcttttggggcagcacagagccagtATGGTTACACTCAAGGGAGCTATGGAGCAGCTGCCTATGGCACGAGTGGCTATGGCACTGCAGAGTACAGTGCTAGTGGCTATGGTGCCAGCACCACAGCTGCCACGGCTGGGAGAACCTCACAGAGCACTACCCAACAGCAGTATGCAGGGATGGTGGGGCGCTCgggccagcagccacagccGCTCATGTCACAACAGTTTCCACAGCCCCCTGCCACTAACGTGATGGGCTATATGGGACAGACTGCCACCTACCAGTAcccaccccctcccccacccccgccCCCCTCCCGCAAATGA
- the DDX17 gene encoding probable ATP-dependent RNA helicase DDX17 isoform X2 has translation MRGFGDRGRDRDRGGFGASRGGPLPPKKFGNPGERLRKKKWDLNELPKFEKNFYVEHPEVARLTPYEVEELRRKKEITIRGMEGCPKPVFAFHQCSFPQYVMDALMDQNFTEPTPIQCQGFPLALSGRDMVGIAQTGSGKTLAYLLPAIVHINHQPYLERGDGPICLVLAPTRELAQQVQQVADDYGKCSRLKSTCIYGGAPKGPQIRDLERGVEICIATPGRLIDFLEAGKTNLRRCTYLVLDEADRMLDMGFEPQIRKIVDQIRPDRQTLMWSATWPKEVRQLAEDFLQDYVQINVGNLELSANHNILQIVDVCMESEKDHKLIQLMEEIMAEKENKTIIFVETKRRCDDLTRRMRRDGWPAMCIHGDKSQPERDWVLNEFRSGKAPILIATDVASRGLDVEDVKFVINYDYPNSSEDYVHRIGRTARSTNKGTAYTFFTPGNLKQARELIKVLEEANQAINPKLMQLVDHRGGGGGGGGKGGRSRYRTSSSVNNPNLMYQEECDRRLRGVKEGRRDSGGFRDRERGESYANGANKTYGSAYGSPNSAFGAAQSQYGYTQGSYGAAAYGTSGYGTAEYSASGYGASTTAATAGRTSQSTTQQQYAGMVGRSGQQPQPLMSQQFPQPPATNVMGYMGQTATYQYPPPPPPPPPSRK, from the exons ATGAGAGGCTTCGGGGACCGGGGCCGCGACCGAGACCGCGGCGG GTTTGGAGCAAGTCGTGGAGGTCCTCTTCCTCCAAAGAAATTTGGTAATCCAGGGGAACGTTTACGTAAGAAAAAGTGGGATTTAAATGAACTGCCCAAGTTTGAGAAGAATTTTTACGTGGAACATCCAGAAGTGGCCAGGCTTACTCCA TATGAAGTCGAAGAACTGCGAAGGAAGAAGGAGATAACAATTCGGGGAATGGAGGGCTGCCCCAAGCCAGTGTTTGCCTTCCACCAGTGTAGCTTTCCAC AGTATGTGATGGATGCCTTGATGGACCAGAACTTCACAGAACCCACTCCGATTCAGTGCCAAGGCTTTCCACTAGCCCTCAGTGGTCGTGACATGGTGGGCATTGCACAGACTGGCTCTGGGAAGACACTAGCA tACTTGCTGCCTGCGATTGTTCACATCAACCACCAGCCATATTTGGAGAGAGGGGATGGGCCAATT TGTCTGGTTCTGGCACCTACTAGAGAGTTGGCCCAGCAAGTGCAGCAGGTGGCTGATGATTATGGCAAATGTTCAAGACTGAAGAGTACCTGTATATATGGAGGAGCACCCAAAGGTCCCCAGATCAGAGATCTAGAAAgag GTGTGGAGATCTGCATTGCTACACCAGGTCGCTTGATTGACTTCCTCGAGGCTGGAAAGACCAACCTTCGTCGGTGTACATACCTGGTGCTGGATGAGGCTGACAGAATGTTGGACATGGGATTTGAACCACAAATTCGTAAAATTGTTGACCAGATCAGG CCTGACCGCCAGACTCTGATGTGGAGTGCCACCTGGCCAAAAGAAGTGCGCCAGCTTGCTGAGGACTTCCTGCAGGACTATGTTCAGATCAATGTGGGAAACTTGGAGCTAAGTGCCAACCACAATATCCTGCAGATAGTGGATGTATGCATGGAAAGCGAGAAAGACCATAA ACTGATACAACTGATGGAAGAAATCatggcagagaaggaaaacaagactATCATCTTTGTGGAGACAAAGAGGCGATGTGATGATCTCACTCGAAGGATGCGCAGAGATGG GTGGCCAGCCATGTGTATCCATGGAGACAAGAGTCAGCCAGAAAGAGATTGGGTGCTCAATG AGTTTCGTTCTGGAAAGGCTCCTATCCTCATTGCTACCGACGTTGCATCTCGTGGGCTAG ACGTGGAAGATGTTAAATTTGTGATAAACTACGACTATCCGAACAGCTCCGAAGATTACGTGCACCGTATTGGCCGTACCGCGCGTAGTACCAACAAAGGTACTGCCTACACCTTCTTCACACCAGGAAATCTGAAACAAGCCAGGGAGCTTATCAAAGTCTTGGAAGAAGCCAATCAAGCCATCAATCCAAAGCTGATGCAGCTTGTGGaccacagaggaggaggaggtggcgGTGGAGGTAAAG GAGGTCGTTCTCGTTACCGAACGAGCAGTTCAGTAAACAACCCTAACCTGATGTACCAGGAAGAGTGTGACAGGAGGCTCCGGGGAGTGAAAGAGGGCCGGAGAGACTCAGGTGGCTTCAGAGACCGTGAGCGTGGTGAAAGTTATGCCAACGGAGCCAACAAGACCTATGGCAGTGCCTACGGGAgcccaaattctgcttttggggcagcacagagccagtATGGTTACACTCAAGGGAGCTATGGAGCAGCTGCCTATGGCACGAGTGGCTATGGCACTGCAGAGTACAGTGCTAGTGGCTATGGTGCCAGCACCACAGCTGCCACGGCTGGGAGAACCTCACAGAGCACTACCCAACAGCAGTATGCAGGGATGGTGGGGCGCTCgggccagcagccacagccGCTCATGTCACAACAGTTTCCACAGCCCCCTGCCACTAACGTGATGGGCTATATGGGACAGACTGCCACCTACCAGTAcccaccccctcccccacccccgccCCCCTCCCGCAAATGA
- the DDX17 gene encoding probable ATP-dependent RNA helicase DDX17 isoform X4, whose product MLFGASRGGPLPPKKFGNPGERLRKKKWDLNELPKFEKNFYVEHPEVARLTPYEVEELRRKKEITIRGMEGCPKPVFAFHQCSFPQYVMDALMDQNFTEPTPIQCQGFPLALSGRDMVGIAQTGSGKTLAYLLPAIVHINHQPYLERGDGPICLVLAPTRELAQQVQQVADDYGKCSRLKSTCIYGGAPKGPQIRDLERGVEICIATPGRLIDFLEAGKTNLRRCTYLVLDEADRMLDMGFEPQIRKIVDQIRPDRQTLMWSATWPKEVRQLAEDFLQDYVQINVGNLELSANHNILQIVDVCMESEKDHKLIQLMEEIMAEKENKTIIFVETKRRCDDLTRRMRRDGWPAMCIHGDKSQPERDWVLNEFRSGKAPILIATDVASRGLDVEDVKFVINYDYPNSSEDYVHRIGRTARSTNKGTAYTFFTPGNLKQARELIKVLEEANQAINPKLMQLVDHRGGGGGGGGGRSRYRTSSSVNNPNLMYQEECDRRLRGVKEGRRDSGGFRDRERGESYANGANKTYGSAYGSPNSAFGAAQSQYGYTQGSYGAAAYGTSGYGTAEYSASGYGASTTAATAGRTSQSTTQQQYAGMVGRSGQQPQPLMSQQFPQPPATNVMGYMGQTATYQYPPPPPPPPPSRK is encoded by the exons ATGCT GTTTGGAGCAAGTCGTGGAGGTCCTCTTCCTCCAAAGAAATTTGGTAATCCAGGGGAACGTTTACGTAAGAAAAAGTGGGATTTAAATGAACTGCCCAAGTTTGAGAAGAATTTTTACGTGGAACATCCAGAAGTGGCCAGGCTTACTCCA TATGAAGTCGAAGAACTGCGAAGGAAGAAGGAGATAACAATTCGGGGAATGGAGGGCTGCCCCAAGCCAGTGTTTGCCTTCCACCAGTGTAGCTTTCCAC AGTATGTGATGGATGCCTTGATGGACCAGAACTTCACAGAACCCACTCCGATTCAGTGCCAAGGCTTTCCACTAGCCCTCAGTGGTCGTGACATGGTGGGCATTGCACAGACTGGCTCTGGGAAGACACTAGCA tACTTGCTGCCTGCGATTGTTCACATCAACCACCAGCCATATTTGGAGAGAGGGGATGGGCCAATT TGTCTGGTTCTGGCACCTACTAGAGAGTTGGCCCAGCAAGTGCAGCAGGTGGCTGATGATTATGGCAAATGTTCAAGACTGAAGAGTACCTGTATATATGGAGGAGCACCCAAAGGTCCCCAGATCAGAGATCTAGAAAgag GTGTGGAGATCTGCATTGCTACACCAGGTCGCTTGATTGACTTCCTCGAGGCTGGAAAGACCAACCTTCGTCGGTGTACATACCTGGTGCTGGATGAGGCTGACAGAATGTTGGACATGGGATTTGAACCACAAATTCGTAAAATTGTTGACCAGATCAGG CCTGACCGCCAGACTCTGATGTGGAGTGCCACCTGGCCAAAAGAAGTGCGCCAGCTTGCTGAGGACTTCCTGCAGGACTATGTTCAGATCAATGTGGGAAACTTGGAGCTAAGTGCCAACCACAATATCCTGCAGATAGTGGATGTATGCATGGAAAGCGAGAAAGACCATAA ACTGATACAACTGATGGAAGAAATCatggcagagaaggaaaacaagactATCATCTTTGTGGAGACAAAGAGGCGATGTGATGATCTCACTCGAAGGATGCGCAGAGATGG GTGGCCAGCCATGTGTATCCATGGAGACAAGAGTCAGCCAGAAAGAGATTGGGTGCTCAATG AGTTTCGTTCTGGAAAGGCTCCTATCCTCATTGCTACCGACGTTGCATCTCGTGGGCTAG ACGTGGAAGATGTTAAATTTGTGATAAACTACGACTATCCGAACAGCTCCGAAGATTACGTGCACCGTATTGGCCGTACCGCGCGTAGTACCAACAAAGGTACTGCCTACACCTTCTTCACACCAGGAAATCTGAAACAAGCCAGGGAGCTTATCAAAGTCTTGGAAGAAGCCAATCAAGCCATCAATCCAAAGCTGATGCAGCTTGTGGaccacagaggaggaggaggtggcgGTGGAG GAGGTCGTTCTCGTTACCGAACGAGCAGTTCAGTAAACAACCCTAACCTGATGTACCAGGAAGAGTGTGACAGGAGGCTCCGGGGAGTGAAAGAGGGCCGGAGAGACTCAGGTGGCTTCAGAGACCGTGAGCGTGGTGAAAGTTATGCCAACGGAGCCAACAAGACCTATGGCAGTGCCTACGGGAgcccaaattctgcttttggggcagcacagagccagtATGGTTACACTCAAGGGAGCTATGGAGCAGCTGCCTATGGCACGAGTGGCTATGGCACTGCAGAGTACAGTGCTAGTGGCTATGGTGCCAGCACCACAGCTGCCACGGCTGGGAGAACCTCACAGAGCACTACCCAACAGCAGTATGCAGGGATGGTGGGGCGCTCgggccagcagccacagccGCTCATGTCACAACAGTTTCCACAGCCCCCTGCCACTAACGTGATGGGCTATATGGGACAGACTGCCACCTACCAGTAcccaccccctcccccacccccgccCCCCTCCCGCAAATGA